A single region of the Podospora pseudopauciseta strain CBS 411.78 chromosome 1, whole genome shotgun sequence genome encodes:
- a CDS encoding hypothetical protein (COG:Z; EggNog:ENOG503NX1H): MLHEILLSLSGHPSPLLRAAATLSPNDLSPTLSLTPSEAALLQPLATLSTLHTTIASQSNLISTNHPSVICRSVASSILSQHLHSFQQFLLQIESDILTKDSKMVGGYNIVPLTQVVGLIEGTWRRRMEFLGEVTGFMVTGMGKQQQQQQGERCTGPRLMDVLRKELQTGYEDVEVLARELLSVAEGTWLREVGAWVVYGQLPQKSDGDFFIRRVDRGAVAGMGTGETGVTAQEEEEMKWEEEWVVEEYLLPGFVTSAAAASMLFIGRSLNQIRAKAVGDYSLRGKGHLSTQLERLSKLQHPLDAASFGRAISDIRRYLSRTTLQKLLPLSKVVETLGLLRDFFLLRKGEFAMALTQQADEKIRSRWKRAENMSWEKRDKLGNVTVKEGEVAAVLSRTWAAMGNMRGEYDDAGDEEDEGVELARDLLRLTIAKRRAPSASGPAAVESGLVNIADTPFRNLLFSVPVVLTLKIPSPLDLFLTQADLQTYTAINSYLLSLRRAHIRLTDLWKITSLRRHHPAPPGPPRGSTRGGRETVLLLRQRQTARSDMLRSAWATASAAIFFLGETEAYLQTEVVAGLSDGFHRWLTTGEDDYHPQSQTDLNKPAQPPAPPTSNTTTTTNNNNNKNNNNEEQESNDDDIWLNESNTSSPPPNASSFLGLHDPETLSHAHRLYLRTLVSLLLLSRPTFTDALYELLVQIDQLVACVNRLHQVWQAADLEADVGVVDAFVDLAKEERDVQEEMEMVMREKGEYVPRRVGGLDRLLMKLDFGSWFGGGSGAREDYGVEGEIGVDVVGGEHFWS; the protein is encoded by the exons ATGCTCCACGAAATTCTGCTCTCCCTCTCTGGGCACCCCTCCCCGCTCCTCCGCGCAGCCGCTACCCTTTCCCCAAATGACCTTtcacccaccctctccctcacgCCAAGCGAGGCCGCACTGCTCCAACCCCTAGCCACCTTGTCGACCCTCCACACAACAATAGCAAGTCAGTCAAATTTGAtatcaaccaaccacccatcTGTCATCTGCCGATCTGTCGCCTCGTCGATTCTCTCACAGCACCTCCATTCATTTCAGCAATTTCTCCTCCAAATCGAAAGTGACATTCTCACCAAAGACAGCAAGATGGTCGGAGGGTACAACATTGTCCCGTTGACgcaggtggtggggttgatcGAGGGgacgtggaggaggaggatggagtttttgggggaggtgacggGGTTTATGGTcacggggatggggaagcagcagcagcagcaacaagggGAGCGGTGTACTGGAccgaggttgatggatgTACTGAGGAAAGAATTGCAGACTGGTTATGAGGATGTGGAAGTGTTGGCAAGGGAGTTGCTTAGCGTGGCAGAGGGGACgtggttgagggaggtgggggctTGGGTAGTGTATGGACAGTTGCCGCAAAAGAGTGATGGGGACTTTTTTATCAGGAGGGTGGACAggggtgctgttgctgggatGGGGACTGGGGAGACGGGAGTGACGgcgcaagaagaggaagagatgaaatgggaggaggagtgggtggtggaggagtacTTACTGCCGGGATTTGTCACGtctgctgcggcggcgagCATGCTCTTTATCGGGAGGAGTTTGAACCAGATTCGCGCCAAGGCCGTGGGGGATTATTCTCTGAGAGGCAAGGGGCATTTGTCGACGCAGTTGGAGAGGTTGTCCAAGCTGCAGCATCCGTTGGATGCGGCGAGTTTCGGGAGGGCGATCTCGGATATCAGGAGATACCTTTCTAGGACAACTCTGCAGAAGCTGCTGCCGTTGAGTAAAGTTGTCGAgacgttggggttgttgagagatTTCTTTCTGTTGAGAAAGGGGGAGTTTGCAATGGCGTTGACGCAGCAGGCGGATGAGAAGATTAGAAGTCGGTGGAAGAGGGCGGAGAATATGAgttgggagaagagggatAAGTTGGGAAATGTGACCGTCAAAGAAGGGGAAGTGGCTGCTGTGCTAAGCCGGACTTGGGCGGCGATGGGGAACATGAGGGGAGAATATGATGAtgctggggatgaggaggatgaaggggTGGAACTGGCGAGGGACTTGTTGCGGCTGACGATTGCGAAGAGACGGGCGCCGAGCGCTTCAGGGCCGGCAGCGGTGGAGAGCGGGTTGGTGAATATTGCTGACACTCCGTTTCGGAACCTGCTATTCTCGGTGCCGGTAGTGTTGACACTTAAAATACCATCGCCATTGGATTTGTTTCTGACACAGGCAGATCTGCAGACATATACTGCGATCAACTCGTACTTGCTGTCACTGAGACGAGCGCACATACGGTTGACAGATCTGTGGAAGATTACCTCGTTGAGGAGGCATCATCCTGCACCGCCAGGGCCGCCAAGGGGAAGCACACGAGGCGGAAGAGAAACGGTATTGCTTCTAAGACAGCGGCAAACGGCAAGGTCAGATATGCTTCGCAGTGCCTGGGCTACTGCTAGCGCCGCTATCTTCTTCCTTGGGGAAACAGAAGCTTATCTACAGACAGAAGTCGTTGCTGGCTTGTCAGATGGCTTCCACAGGTGGTTGACCACAGGCGAAGACGACTACCATCCTCAGTCACAAACCGATCTGAACAAACCTGCCcagccaccagcaccacctaccagtaacaccaccaccaccaccaacaacaacaacaacaaaaacaacaacaacgaagAACAAGAAtccaacgacgacgacatctGGCTTAATGAGTCAAATACgtcttccccaccaccgaATGCTTCTTCCTTTTTGGGTCTTCACGACCCAGAGACACTGTCGCATGCCCATAGACTCTACCTCCGCACGCTTGTCTCGCTGCTGTTGCTCTCGCGGCCTACATTCACCGATGCCCTTTATGAATTGCTTGTCCAGATCGACCAGCTTGTCGCTTGCGTCAACCGTCTTCATCAGGTGTGGCAAGCCGCCGATTTGGAAGCCGatgtgggtgttgttgatgcgTTTGTTGATttggccaaggaggagagagatgttcaggag gagatggagatggttatgagggagaagggggaatATGTACCCCGGAgagttggggggttggataggttgttgatgaagttgGATTTCGGgagttggtttggtggtggtagtggtgctAGGGAGGATTATGGGGTAGAAGGGGAAATAGGGGTGGATGTGGTAGGGGGAGAACATTTTTGGTCGTAG
- the RBF1 gene encoding Transcription factor rbf1 (RPG-box-binding factor) (Repressor-activator protein 1) (EggNog:ENOG503P0DU; COG:S): MSTTNSHPGLSYNVGNIRRAFPPPHPHNPPNKPSPSLPQHASPYQSQAYQPQPAPSSQYSVYPYTPPAVNSQQTVQNAARQPSQVPPTLPGPRQRGPPSRQMQPAPSYLQQAMNHQPMAQQPMTSQSINNQPMNPQQLSQQSLSHQSLSQPSLSQQPLSQQTLGQPSLGSQSLTPQSISQQQQQQQQQQQPLSQPPLSQPPMAQSMTQSLSHQSLAQPVQSVQSVQSTQQNGNPIISHSQQSTPQPPPHPALPTSLPQIAQVQVPQVQKVQQVQPVQQQPTPPQPESTEPVQGNQDEEMEMGSQEEGEGDTSMEPKLIEGTPFVPRQPMGPMMSAPPEGGSFPTLEAVHKHVLTYCTSVGYAIVIGRSKKTVPGLKKVLFVCDRAGKPPKRVSPELRKRKTTSRKCDCQFGFFAIEQRTQWTVRYRPDPAHLQHNHGPSESPLLHPAARKLDSKMVEDIKNLKESGVGVTQTLEILQQHNPHVPLLPRDIYNARAAINRHPEKVATGLAENRPTIYSKPHPSAEERIRADLRRELAKTKEDYEKMAEENRKEIEELKNKLREKDKIIEKFEQFIDICNQRVMVSLSSKDDASRAAGAATS; the protein is encoded by the exons ATGTCCACTACAAATAGTCACCCCGGGCTATCCTACAACGTCGGTAACATCAGGCGAGCCTTTCCGCCACCACATCCACACAACCCACCCAAcaagccatcgccatcgctCCCGCAGCACGCGTCCCCGTATCAGTCTCAAGCTTACCAGCCTCAGCCGGCGCCGTCGAGCCAGTACTCCGTTTACCCATACACTCCTCCCGCCGTCAACAGTCAACAAACGGTCCAAAATGCCGCACGACAGCCCTCGCAGGTGCCGCCCACGCTGCCCGGACCGCGCCAGCGAGGCCCTCCTTCGAGACAGATGCAACCCGCCCCGAGCTACCTACAGCAGGCCATGAATCACCAGCCCATGGCCCAGCAGCCGATGACTTCCCAGAGCATAAACAACCAGCCCATGAACCCACAGCAGCTCAGCCAGCAGTCGCTGAGCCATCAATCTCTgagccagcccagcctgtCCCAGCAACCCTTGAGCCAGCAGACTCTCGGTCAACCATCGTTGGGCTCACAGTCTCTTACTCCCCAGTCTATCAGTCAACAg cagcagcagcaacagcagcagcagcagcccttGAGCCAACCTCCCCTGAGCCAGCCTCCAATGGCACAATCCATGACCCAGTCTCTCAGCCACCAGTCTCTGGCCCAGCCGGTGCAGAGTGTGCAGTCGGTGCAGTCCACCCAGCAAAACGGCAACCCGATCATATCGCACTCTCAGCAGTCTACTCCCCAGCCTCCGCCCCACCCGGCCCTTCCCACCTCCCTGCCGCAGATTGCCCAGGTGCAGGTGCCACAGGTGCAAAAAGTCCAGCAGGTTCAGCctgtccaacaacaaccaacgcCTCCGCAGCCCGAGTCTACCGAGCCGGTACAAGGAAATCAGGATGAAGAAATGGAGATGGGAAgccaggaagaaggagagggtgacaCGTCAATGGAGCCCAAGCTGATCGAGGGCACCCCGTTCGTGCCGCGTCAACCAATGGGGCCAATGATGTCTGCCCCTCCCGAGGGTGGTAGTTTCCCGACGTTGGAGGCTGTCCACAAGCATGTTTTGACCTACTGCACGTCTGTTGGCTATGCCATTGTGATCGGACGTTCCAAGAAGACGGTTCCCGGCCTCAAAAAGGTTCTTTTTGTCTGTGATCGTGCCGGCAAACCCCCAAAACGCGTGAGTCCCGAACTTCGAAAGCGCAAGACCACATCCCGGAAATGTGATTGCCAGTTCGGATTCTTTGCCATCGAGCAGAGAACCCAGTGGACGGTGCGTTACCGCCCAGATCCCGCTCACCTGCAGCATAACCATGGTCCGAGTGAGAGCCCACTGCTGCACCCGGCAGCTAGGAAGCTGGATAGCAAGATGGTTGAAGATATCAAAAATCTGAAAGAGAGCG GGGTAGGTGTCACGCAAACGCTGGAGATCCTTCAGCAGCACAACCCCCAtgtccctcttcttcctcgcgaTATATACAATGCCAGGGCCGCCATCAACCGACATCCTGAAAAGGTCGCAACCGGATTAGCCGAGAACAGGCCGACCATCTACAGCAAACCTCATCCGTCGGCAGAGGAAAGAATCAGGGCCGATCTCCGCCGCGAATTGGCCAAGACGAAAGAAGATTACGAGAAGATGGCTGAAGAAAACAGGAAGGAGATCGAAGAATTAAAGAACAAGTTGCGGGAAAAGGACAAGATCATCGAGAAGTTTGAGCAGTTCATTGATATCTGCAACCAGCGTGTCATGGTCAGCCTTTCGAGCAAGGATGATGCTAGTCGTGCAGCTGGTGCGGCAACTTCCTGA